Proteins co-encoded in one Polaromonas vacuolata genomic window:
- a CDS encoding efflux RND transporter periplasmic adaptor subunit: MKKPQRSTAIFLLILSALLLVAMATFFYLKTQRQSAKTSPTKPALTVSTAALEQSLLPQRLSANGAIWPWQEAVIGSEAGGLRLTEVRVNVGDQVRKGQILATFAIESVQAEVAQAQASLAEAQANALDAAGNAEKARSLQRSGALSEQQINQFQTAEKTASARMLSARAMLEVQQVKLKQTRLLAPDDGVISARNATLGAVVGAGSELFRMIRGGRLEWRAEVTSSELSRIKTGMSVNLLAANGLPIKGKVRMIAPTVDPQTRLALVYVDLPLQAGAPNDPAAIRAGMFASGEFEMGKTMGLTAAQQSVLVRDGFSYVYTLGEDGHARQLKVQTGRRFGERIEIREGLAPGAVLVTSGAGFLNDGDLVRVVNPPMPPTASTAANPVPTKPQP; this comes from the coding sequence ATGAAGAAACCCCAACGATCAACCGCCATTTTTTTGCTGATTCTCAGCGCTTTGCTGCTGGTCGCCATGGCAACATTTTTCTATCTCAAAACCCAGCGTCAATCCGCCAAGACCAGCCCGACCAAACCAGCACTGACGGTTAGTACAGCCGCGCTAGAGCAAAGCCTGTTGCCGCAGCGGCTCAGTGCCAACGGCGCTATTTGGCCTTGGCAGGAGGCAGTTATCGGCAGCGAAGCCGGCGGCCTGCGCCTGACCGAAGTGCGCGTCAATGTCGGTGACCAAGTCCGCAAAGGCCAAATATTGGCGACGTTTGCGATTGAATCTGTGCAAGCCGAAGTCGCGCAAGCCCAAGCCAGTCTGGCTGAAGCCCAAGCCAATGCGCTAGACGCCGCTGGCAATGCCGAGAAAGCCCGCAGCCTGCAGCGCAGCGGTGCGCTGAGCGAGCAGCAAATCAACCAATTCCAAACCGCTGAAAAAACCGCCAGCGCGCGCATGCTTTCAGCCCGCGCCATGCTGGAAGTGCAGCAAGTCAAACTCAAGCAAACTAGGCTACTAGCGCCTGACGACGGCGTGATCTCGGCGCGCAATGCCACCTTGGGTGCGGTAGTAGGCGCTGGCAGCGAGCTGTTTCGCATGATTCGGGGCGGCCGTCTTGAGTGGCGGGCAGAGGTCACGTCTAGCGAGCTAAGCCGGATCAAGACCGGTATGAGCGTTAATTTACTGGCCGCTAACGGCCTGCCAATAAAGGGCAAAGTGCGCATGATTGCGCCTACCGTAGACCCTCAAACCCGCCTGGCCTTGGTGTATGTGGATTTGCCGCTTCAAGCTGGCGCACCGAACGATCCAGCCGCGATTCGGGCCGGCATGTTTGCCAGCGGCGAGTTTGAAATGGGAAAAACCATGGGTTTGACCGCAGCCCAGCAATCAGTGTTGGTGCGGGACGGCTTTAGCTATGTTTACACCTTGGGTGAGGATGGTCATGCGCGCCAACTCAAGGTGCAAACCGGACGCCGTTTTGGCGAGCGCATAGAAATTCGTGAAGGTCTGGCGCCAGGTGCGGTACTGGTCACTAGCGGGGCTGGTTTTCTCAACGACGGTGACTTGGTGCGGGTTGTCAATCCGCCCATGCCGCCAACCGCATCGACTGCCGCCAATCCAGTGCCGACCAAGCCGCAGCCATGA
- the rfaE2 gene encoding D-glycero-beta-D-manno-heptose 1-phosphate adenylyltransferase, which produces MTSPDFERKLADREQAATRLAQLPRPVVFTNGVFDLLHRGHASYLAHARSLGASLVVALNTDASARRLGKGDDRPLNNQQDRALMLAALESVSLVTWFDEDTPIELIRALRPDILVKGGDYDMQKLAETAVVESYGGKALAIDFVNGYSTTALVKKIRASKA; this is translated from the coding sequence GTGACGTCGCCTGACTTTGAGCGCAAGCTCGCCGACCGTGAGCAAGCCGCTACTCGGTTGGCGCAACTACCAAGGCCGGTGGTGTTTACCAACGGCGTGTTTGATTTGTTGCACCGTGGCCATGCCAGCTATCTTGCCCATGCACGCTCGCTGGGTGCTAGCCTAGTGGTGGCGCTCAACACCGACGCGTCAGCGCGGCGTTTGGGCAAAGGTGATGACCGGCCACTCAACAATCAGCAAGACCGCGCATTGATGCTGGCCGCATTGGAGTCAGTCAGCTTGGTCACTTGGTTTGATGAAGACACGCCGATTGAATTAATCCGTGCGCTAAGGCCAGACATCTTGGTCAAGGGTGGCGATTACGACATGCAAAAACTGGCAGAAACAGCCGTTGTTGAGTCATATGGCGGCAAGGCTCTAGCGATTGATTTTGTCAACGGCTACTCGACCACCGCATTGGTTAAAAAAATTCGCGCCAGTAAAGCTTAA
- a CDS encoding glutathione peroxidase — protein MSDSFTARIILPLICQALLGLAALTGPLASAQAAAPAATTIAQTAACPTLLKHNFLRLQDEKPQDLCQYSGKVVVVVNTASFCGFTPQYQGLEALYSQFKDKGLVVLGFPSNDFSQESGSNKEIADFCASTFGVKFPMFTKTNVTGKQANPLFKQLAAKTGTAPSWNFYKYVISRDGQSVISFNSMTDPKGRQFLNEIDKQLARP, from the coding sequence ATGTCCGATTCTTTTACTGCGCGGATCATCCTACCCCTTATCTGCCAAGCACTTTTGGGTCTGGCTGCCTTGACAGGGCCGCTAGCCTCTGCACAGGCCGCCGCCCCAGCCGCGACGACGATAGCGCAGACAGCCGCTTGCCCGACATTACTCAAGCACAATTTCTTGCGTCTGCAAGACGAAAAACCCCAAGACTTATGCCAATACAGCGGCAAAGTCGTAGTGGTCGTGAATACCGCCAGTTTTTGTGGTTTCACACCTCAGTACCAAGGGCTAGAAGCTTTGTATTCGCAATTTAAGGATAAAGGCTTGGTGGTACTGGGCTTTCCGTCAAATGACTTTTCGCAAGAAAGTGGCAGCAACAAAGAAATTGCGGATTTTTGCGCCAGCACCTTTGGGGTGAAATTTCCCATGTTCACAAAAACCAACGTCACGGGCAAGCAAGCCAATCCGCTGTTTAAACAACTCGCTGCAAAGACCGGCACAGCACCAAGCTGGAATTTTTACAAATACGTGATCAGCCGCGATGGACAGAGCGTGATCAGCTTTAACTCCATGACCGATCCCAAGGGACGGCAATTCTTAAATGAAATTGATAAGCAGCTAGCCCGGCCCTAA
- a CDS encoding acyl carrier protein codes for MNSDLINLFAETFDIAPDKLVPEATLESLGLDSLATIEFLFQIEDKFGIQIPDRASPPRTLGEMVALIAPLMPLVPDSDKAAAD; via the coding sequence ATGAATTCTGACCTGATCAATCTTTTTGCTGAAACTTTCGATATTGCGCCAGACAAGCTGGTGCCTGAAGCAACGCTCGAAAGCCTAGGGCTAGACTCACTGGCCACTATTGAATTTTTGTTTCAAATCGAAGATAAATTCGGCATTCAAATCCCCGACCGTGCCAGCCCACCCCGCACTCTTGGCGAAATGGTGGCGCTAATTGCGCCGCTTATGCCGCTTGTGCCGGACTCGGACAAGGCAGCGGCTGACTAA
- a CDS encoding alpha/beta hydrolase: protein MSDPKSITVIPPLNLKSLRLDGGTHGVLLFHGLSSSPMELQFVARGLQRAGYSVVAPVIAGYTHGLSSESGQNVGANEWIVTALREFDALAERCETVSVGGLCIGAVLSLRVAALRTNRISSVLAMSTALHFDGWANPWYTHFLRLARYLPFARRIAISEGEPYGLKDTRMRAWVKRQMQVSGDSSAGAAVLMVDDLLKSRDLIALAKSSLAQITSPTLLIHAREDECASPKSSYEVASKVKATRIEILILTNSYHMVSLDQEKNTVISAMIRFLADDAKPAVNKVSAVPPTQSSESLQLAPLTRT, encoded by the coding sequence ATGTCAGACCCCAAGTCCATCACCGTCATTCCCCCCCTAAACCTCAAGTCACTCCGGCTTGATGGCGGCACGCATGGGGTGTTGCTGTTTCATGGCCTGAGCAGTAGTCCGATGGAACTTCAGTTTGTCGCCAGAGGTTTGCAGCGCGCCGGCTATAGCGTGGTAGCGCCGGTGATTGCCGGCTATACCCACGGTCTGTCTTCTGAGTCAGGTCAAAACGTCGGTGCCAACGAGTGGATAGTGACGGCCTTACGCGAGTTCGATGCGCTGGCCGAGCGCTGTGAAACCGTCTCTGTGGGCGGGCTTTGCATAGGTGCTGTGCTGTCCTTGCGCGTTGCCGCTCTGCGCACCAACCGCATCAGCTCGGTGTTGGCTATGTCGACAGCGCTGCACTTCGATGGCTGGGCCAACCCTTGGTACACCCACTTTTTGAGACTCGCTCGCTACCTGCCGTTTGCCCGGCGCATCGCCATCAGCGAGGGCGAACCCTATGGCTTGAAAGACACGCGCATGCGCGCTTGGGTCAAGCGCCAGATGCAAGTTAGCGGCGACTCCAGCGCCGGTGCCGCGGTGTTGATGGTGGATGACCTACTCAAATCCAGAGACTTGATCGCCTTGGCCAAGTCATCGCTGGCGCAGATCACATCGCCCACGCTGCTGATTCACGCACGCGAGGACGAATGCGCGTCACCTAAAAGTTCTTACGAGGTGGCTAGCAAAGTCAAAGCCACACGGATTGAGATTTTGATACTCACCAACAGCTACCATATGGTTAGCTTGGACCAAGAGAAAAACACAGTCATCTCTGCCATGATTCGTTTTCTAGCGGATGACGCCAAGCCCGCTGTCAACAAAGTGTCAGCAGTGCCGCCAACGCAGTCGTCTGAATCGCTTCAATTAGCGCCTTTGACTCGGACATAA
- a CDS encoding ferritin-like domain-containing protein, which produces MLYPELFKQLEAVRWDMEKDIPWSSFDASKLSDEQAQTIKMNAITEWAALPATEMFLRDNKDDSDFSAFMSIWFFEEQKHSLVLMEYLKRFRPEFAPTEEELHEVRFEFEPAPPLETLMLHFCGEIRLNHWYRCASEWHTEPVIKQIYTQLSQDEARHGGAYLRYMKRAINKSGNEANVAFSKVGVLMASARRTSQALHPTNLHVNKNLFPRDTIQSRLPDPQWLDHWLDTQIKFDAEWEGKVVGRILHNMSLLMNRSFKTVQDLNRFRKEIGREIAADTALVPSSA; this is translated from the coding sequence ATGCTTTATCCCGAACTATTTAAACAGCTAGAAGCCGTCCGGTGGGACATGGAAAAGGATATTCCTTGGTCCAGTTTCGACGCGTCCAAGTTATCTGACGAACAAGCTCAGACGATCAAAATGAATGCCATCACAGAATGGGCGGCCTTACCAGCTACTGAGATGTTTTTGCGTGACAACAAAGACGACAGTGACTTTTCTGCATTCATGTCGATTTGGTTTTTTGAAGAGCAAAAACACTCGCTGGTTTTGATGGAGTACCTCAAGCGTTTCCGTCCTGAATTTGCACCCACAGAAGAAGAGTTGCATGAGGTGCGTTTCGAGTTTGAACCAGCGCCCCCGTTAGAGACTTTGATGTTGCACTTTTGTGGCGAAATTCGGCTTAACCACTGGTACCGCTGCGCCAGTGAATGGCATACCGAGCCAGTCATTAAACAAATTTATACCCAACTCAGCCAAGATGAAGCCCGCCACGGCGGCGCTTATCTTCGTTATATGAAACGGGCGATTAATAAGTCCGGTAACGAAGCAAACGTCGCTTTTTCTAAGGTTGGCGTGTTGATGGCCAGCGCTAGGCGCACCTCGCAAGCGCTGCATCCGACTAATTTGCATGTGAACAAAAACTTGTTTCCACGCGACACCATACAGTCGCGCTTGCCCGATCCACAGTGGTTGGATCATTGGCTAGACACGCAAATTAAGTTTGATGCGGAATGGGAAGGCAAGGTCGTGGGTCGTATCTTGCACAACATGAGTTTGCTGATGAACCGTAGCTTTAAAACCGTGCAGGACTTAAACCGTTTCCGTAAAGAAATTGGCCGCGAAATTGCGGCTGATACAGCGCTCGTACCTTCATCGGCCTGA
- a CDS encoding beta-ketoacyl-[acyl-carrier-protein] synthase family protein: protein MRRVAITGMGIVSPLGNNCADFFSALLEVRSGIAPLEVAMPNGPETFLAGSVCINVDTHFPRAKLLSMDRVSQFALVAARQAMQQAGLNDENARSSLPAERFGVAVGTATGGSGSLENSYIALLEQKAQRLRPMTVVLAMNNATAAHMSMEFDLKGPSSTVSNACASSATAIGEAMRQIRHGYADVMLAGGAEAMLNRGSFKAWQSMQTLAKPHPDGVETSCRPFSIDRSGLVLSEGAAMLVLEEWESAKRRGATILAELVGYAASTDAHHLTQPEAQGQARAITLALQDAALNSSDIAYLNAHGTATEVGDVVETQAIKLAFGTAAAALPISSTKALHGHAMGAAGGMEFIASILALRSGQLPPTAFLVHPDPRCDLDYIALQARDSRGIGAVMSNSFAFGGSNAVLIAKAV from the coding sequence ATGCGTCGTGTCGCCATCACAGGAATGGGCATAGTCTCGCCACTGGGAAACAATTGCGCAGATTTTTTCTCCGCCCTACTTGAGGTGCGCTCCGGCATCGCGCCACTTGAAGTGGCCATGCCCAATGGACCAGAGACTTTTTTAGCGGGCAGCGTCTGCATCAACGTCGATACACACTTTCCGCGCGCCAAACTACTCAGCATGGACCGCGTTAGCCAGTTTGCCTTGGTCGCGGCGCGCCAGGCCATGCAGCAAGCCGGATTAAACGATGAGAACGCACGTAGCAGCCTGCCTGCCGAGCGCTTTGGTGTGGCAGTTGGCACAGCCACCGGCGGCTCTGGATCACTGGAAAACAGCTACATCGCGCTGCTAGAGCAAAAAGCGCAACGCCTGCGGCCTATGACAGTAGTGCTGGCCATGAACAACGCTACCGCGGCCCACATGTCAATGGAGTTTGATCTCAAAGGCCCGAGCAGCACTGTCTCCAACGCCTGTGCATCCTCGGCCACAGCCATAGGCGAGGCAATGCGGCAAATTCGCCATGGTTATGCCGATGTGATGCTGGCCGGCGGTGCAGAAGCCATGCTCAACCGCGGCAGCTTCAAGGCTTGGCAGTCTATGCAAACATTGGCCAAGCCGCATCCTGATGGCGTAGAGACGTCCTGCCGGCCCTTTTCAATCGACCGCAGCGGCTTGGTTTTGTCCGAAGGCGCGGCCATGTTGGTGCTCGAAGAATGGGAAAGCGCCAAACGCCGCGGCGCCACTATTCTGGCCGAATTGGTCGGCTATGCCGCCAGCACCGACGCCCATCATCTGACCCAGCCCGAGGCTCAAGGTCAGGCACGGGCGATCACCTTGGCACTGCAAGATGCGGCTTTGAATTCATCCGACATTGCTTACCTCAATGCCCACGGCACGGCGACCGAAGTGGGTGATGTGGTCGAGACTCAAGCGATTAAGTTAGCGTTTGGAACGGCAGCCGCAGCCCTACCGATAAGCTCAACCAAAGCCTTGCACGGCCATGCCATGGGCGCAGCGGGCGGCATGGAATTTATTGCTAGCATTCTGGCGCTACGCTCTGGCCAACTGCCACCGACGGCTTTTTTAGTGCATCCGGATCCACGCTGCGACCTCGACTACATCGCTTTGCAAGCGCGAGACAGTCGGGGCATTGGCGCAGTCATGTCCAACTCGTTTGCCTTTGGTGGCTCTAACGCAGTGCTGATTGCGAAGGCTGTTTAA
- a CDS encoding efflux transporter outer membrane subunit, which translates to MTAYVHTGRGITLALAMALALAGCAVNRPPASPSILSSTPPEWYAAKVKPDASATADAVNKTPASSDLPNDIRLSQLTNWWQLQNDALLLDLIQAAQNASPSLLTALANITQARANTSIAQAALLPTLDASVSTSRSLAGPINRAAAAPASLQQLGLQTSWEIDVFGRASANRDAASERLLGAGARWHAARVSVAAEAASQYYQLRSCESQLRIAQADTRSREQTSALAGLAAKAGFESPANAALARAGAAESRARSTLQRGQCEQGIKALVALTAMPEPELREKLAQAPLPPPQQALLAPDSLPAQVISQRPDVFNAAREVAASSFEVANARAERYPQLSLSGSISRNKTFTRNQGLDFSTWSVGPLSLNVPLFDGGANQAHIASARARYEDAASLYRGTVRQAVQEVEQALVMLQSSADRNDDAALAALGFETFFDATEARQRAGLASLVDLEDARRSLLNAQAAVASLALERRKAWIALYRALGGGWSSASAMPAAMTFQDLVSP; encoded by the coding sequence ATGACGGCATATGTACACACCGGGCGCGGAATCACGCTGGCACTTGCTATGGCCTTGGCCCTAGCAGGCTGCGCCGTCAATCGCCCACCGGCCAGCCCCAGCATTCTTAGCTCTACCCCACCCGAATGGTATGCCGCTAAGGTCAAACCAGACGCTAGCGCGACCGCTGATGCAGTCAACAAGACACCCGCTAGCAGTGACCTGCCAAACGATATCCGTCTGAGCCAGTTGACTAACTGGTGGCAACTACAAAACGATGCACTGCTGCTCGACTTGATTCAAGCCGCTCAAAATGCCAGCCCCAGTTTGCTGACTGCACTGGCCAACATTACCCAAGCGCGCGCCAACACCAGCATCGCCCAAGCCGCCTTGCTGCCAACACTGGACGCCTCGGTCAGCACTAGCCGCAGCTTGGCTGGACCGATCAATCGCGCCGCCGCCGCGCCGGCCAGTCTGCAGCAGCTTGGCCTACAGACTAGTTGGGAAATTGACGTCTTCGGCAGAGCCAGCGCCAACCGCGATGCGGCTTCTGAGCGCCTGCTAGGCGCCGGTGCGCGGTGGCATGCGGCGCGTGTCTCGGTAGCTGCAGAAGCGGCCAGTCAGTATTACCAATTGCGCAGCTGTGAAAGCCAGCTACGCATTGCCCAAGCCGATACCCGCTCGCGTGAGCAAACCTCGGCACTCGCCGGACTGGCCGCAAAAGCTGGTTTTGAATCCCCTGCTAACGCCGCACTGGCACGCGCTGGCGCGGCCGAAAGCCGTGCGCGCAGCACCTTGCAACGCGGCCAATGTGAGCAAGGCATTAAGGCCTTGGTAGCGCTCACAGCAATGCCCGAGCCAGAACTAAGAGAAAAACTCGCCCAAGCCCCACTGCCACCGCCGCAACAGGCCTTGCTCGCGCCCGACAGCCTACCGGCTCAAGTGATTAGTCAGCGACCCGATGTTTTTAATGCCGCACGTGAAGTCGCCGCCAGCAGCTTTGAAGTGGCCAATGCACGCGCCGAGCGCTACCCGCAGCTGAGTCTGTCCGGCAGTATTTCTAGAAATAAGACCTTTACCCGTAATCAAGGCTTAGATTTCAGTACTTGGTCAGTCGGCCCGTTATCCCTGAACGTGCCGCTGTTTGACGGCGGCGCCAACCAAGCGCATATCGCCTCAGCCAGAGCGCGATACGAAGATGCCGCCAGTCTTTACCGCGGCACGGTGCGTCAAGCGGTGCAAGAAGTAGAGCAAGCGCTGGTGATGCTGCAAAGCAGCGCCGACCGCAACGATGATGCGGCGCTAGCAGCATTGGGCTTTGAGACCTTTTTTGACGCTACTGAGGCGCGCCAGCGTGCTGGACTGGCCAGCTTGGTCGATTTAGAAGACGCTAGGCGCAGCCTGCTAAACGCGCAAGCCGCAGTCGCCAGTTTGGCACTGGAGCGGCGCAAAGCCTGGATTGCGCTCTACCGCGCACTGGGCGGCGGCTGGTCTAGTGCCTCGGCCATGCCAGCGGCTATGACATTTCAAGACCTCGTCTCGCCTTGA
- a CDS encoding efflux RND transporter permease subunit gives MNFSAYSIKNPIPAIMLFVLLTLAGLLAFKSSAVQDFPDIELPIVTITATLAGAAPAQLETEVARKIEDSVATLPGIKNIYTSVLDGLVQITVEFVLEKPIAEAVNDVRNAVARVRADLPSELRDPSVTRSLTAGKVVLTFVAAPALMADGSPSAIDDQDLSWFIDDNVSKRLLSVPGIGAVKRMGGVNREVRITLDADKMAALKVSAAEVSRQLRLVQQEAPGGRGDVGGAEQSVRTIATVMSAAELGRLELPLADGRRIRLDRIGTVVDTVAEARSVALHNGKKVVGFEIFRSRGASELDVAKGARDAVAELQLSRPAVAITEVIDNAQPVEENFQGSMDLLYEGALLATLVVWWFLRDWRATLVAAAALPLAVIPTFLGLKYFGYTLNTVTLLSLALVVGVLVDDAIVEIENIARHLRMGKTPMQAALEAADEIGLAVIATTFALVAVFLPTAFMSGVPGLFFKQFGWTAVLAILASLLVARLLTPMMAAYLLKPTSETEQADSWLMRRYMQIMRWSLQHRFITMTAATLFFAASMSLVGLLPTGFVPAADRAQTQINLELPPGSTLAQTGLIAEQARLAAMQVKGITGVFSSIGGGSSGDDFAPGAAAEARRAVLTLTTVHRTDRSESMADLEQQIRDRLDQIAGARFNVGPPDIGAKMQLVLRSEDPVALTASAQKVERELRGLKGVGNVSSSAALVRPEIIVRPNFARAADLGVTAASIGETVRIATAGDYDTNLNKLNLAERQVPIRIKLPDAVRADLAAIERLTVPGKNGPVMLATVASVRMESGPAQIDRLNRSRNVTLNVELGSRSLGEVNAEARALPSVLALPPSVRIAELGDAQEMKALFASFGLAMLIGVLCIYGVLVLLFKDFMQPVTILAALPLSIGGAFVALLLTGKALSMPSMIGLIMLMGIVTKNSILLVDYALIARAAGMDRFEALVDACHKRSRPIIMTTIAMGAGMMPLALGWGADPSFRSPMAIAVIGGLITSTLLSLLVVPAVFTYVDDVSDWLGRRLRSSKAL, from the coding sequence ATGAATTTTTCTGCCTATTCGATCAAGAATCCAATACCAGCAATCATGCTGTTTGTGCTGCTGACGCTGGCCGGTTTGCTGGCCTTTAAGTCCAGCGCAGTACAGGATTTCCCAGACATAGAGCTACCCATAGTCACCATCACCGCCACCTTGGCAGGAGCTGCGCCGGCGCAGCTCGAAACTGAAGTGGCGCGCAAGATCGAAGACTCGGTGGCTACTTTGCCGGGTATTAAAAACATCTACACCAGCGTGCTCGACGGACTGGTGCAGATCACGGTGGAGTTTGTGCTGGAAAAGCCAATCGCTGAAGCCGTCAACGATGTGCGCAACGCTGTCGCCAGAGTTCGCGCCGACTTGCCCAGTGAATTGCGCGACCCTTCGGTCACCCGGTCTCTCACCGCCGGTAAGGTAGTGCTGACCTTTGTGGCTGCACCGGCCTTGATGGCGGACGGTAGTCCGAGCGCCATTGACGATCAGGACTTGAGCTGGTTCATAGACGACAACGTCAGTAAGCGCCTGCTCAGTGTGCCCGGCATAGGCGCAGTTAAACGCATGGGCGGCGTGAACCGAGAGGTACGCATTACGCTTGACGCCGACAAGATGGCGGCACTCAAGGTCAGCGCCGCCGAGGTCTCGCGCCAATTGCGCTTGGTGCAGCAAGAAGCACCGGGCGGGCGCGGCGATGTAGGCGGTGCCGAGCAATCAGTTCGCACCATTGCCACGGTGATGTCGGCGGCCGAACTTGGCCGACTCGAGTTACCGCTGGCTGATGGCAGGCGCATTCGCTTGGACCGCATAGGCACAGTCGTTGACACGGTGGCCGAAGCGCGATCTGTGGCGCTACACAACGGTAAAAAAGTCGTTGGGTTTGAGATTTTTCGCAGCCGCGGCGCCAGCGAACTAGATGTCGCCAAGGGCGCACGCGATGCGGTGGCCGAGTTGCAGCTAAGCCGACCCGCTGTGGCCATCACCGAAGTCATAGACAACGCCCAGCCGGTAGAGGAAAACTTCCAAGGCTCTATGGACCTGCTCTACGAAGGTGCACTACTGGCCACGCTGGTGGTGTGGTGGTTTTTGCGCGACTGGCGCGCGACGCTGGTAGCGGCTGCCGCGCTGCCGCTGGCAGTGATACCGACTTTTCTAGGCCTTAAATACTTTGGCTACACGCTCAACACCGTCACCTTGCTGTCGCTAGCCTTAGTCGTGGGGGTGCTGGTTGATGATGCGATTGTCGAGATTGAAAACATTGCCCGTCATCTGCGGATGGGAAAAACGCCCATGCAGGCGGCACTAGAAGCTGCAGACGAGATCGGCCTAGCGGTGATTGCCACCACTTTTGCGCTAGTCGCGGTGTTCCTGCCAACCGCCTTTATGTCGGGTGTGCCCGGTCTATTTTTCAAACAGTTTGGCTGGACAGCGGTGCTGGCCATACTCGCCTCGCTGCTGGTGGCGCGGCTACTCACACCCATGATGGCGGCCTATCTACTCAAACCCACCAGCGAAACTGAGCAAGCCGACAGTTGGTTGATGCGGCGCTACATGCAAATCATGCGCTGGTCGCTGCAGCACCGGTTTATCACCATGACCGCGGCGACACTGTTTTTTGCCGCCTCCATGTCACTGGTCGGCCTGCTGCCAACTGGTTTTGTGCCCGCCGCGGACAGGGCGCAAACTCAAATCAATCTAGAGCTACCACCAGGCAGTACCTTGGCACAAACCGGATTGATCGCCGAGCAAGCCAGACTGGCGGCCATGCAAGTTAAAGGCATCACAGGCGTTTTCAGCTCCATAGGCGGTGGCTCTAGTGGGGACGATTTCGCACCCGGTGCGGCGGCTGAGGCGCGCCGCGCCGTGCTCACACTCACGACCGTGCACCGCACTGATCGCAGCGAATCCATGGCCGATCTGGAACAACAAATTCGCGACCGACTCGACCAAATTGCCGGCGCACGCTTTAACGTTGGTCCGCCCGACATTGGCGCGAAGATGCAGCTGGTGCTGCGCAGCGAAGACCCGGTAGCGCTGACCGCTTCGGCACAAAAAGTCGAGCGCGAACTGCGCGGCCTCAAAGGCGTTGGCAATGTGAGTTCAAGCGCGGCGCTGGTGCGACCAGAAATCATAGTGCGGCCCAACTTTGCTCGCGCTGCCGACTTAGGCGTGACTGCCGCCAGCATTGGCGAGACGGTGCGTATCGCCACTGCCGGCGACTATGACACCAACCTCAATAAACTCAATTTGGCCGAGCGCCAAGTGCCGATTCGCATCAAACTGCCGGACGCAGTCCGTGCCGATCTGGCGGCCATTGAGCGGCTAACTGTGCCCGGTAAAAATGGCCCAGTGATGCTGGCAACGGTGGCGAGCGTGCGTATGGAGTCGGGCCCAGCGCAGATTGACCGACTCAACCGCAGCCGCAATGTCACGCTGAATGTGGAGCTGGGTTCGCGCAGTCTGGGCGAGGTCAATGCCGAAGCCCGCGCACTGCCGTCTGTGCTGGCACTGCCGCCCTCGGTGCGCATCGCCGAGTTAGGTGACGCGCAAGAGATGAAGGCGTTGTTCGCCAGCTTTGGCCTGGCCATGCTGATTGGTGTGCTGTGTATCTACGGTGTGCTGGTACTTTTATTCAAAGACTTTATGCAGCCGGTGACGATTCTCGCGGCGTTGCCGCTGTCCATCGGTGGCGCTTTTGTAGCTTTGCTACTGACTGGCAAGGCCTTGTCTATGCCGTCCATGATTGGCTTGATCATGCTGATGGGCATTGTCACTAAAAACTCCATCTTGCTAGTGGACTATGCACTGATAGCGCGGGCCGCCGGTATGGACAGGTTTGAAGCCTTGGTAGACGCCTGCCACAAGCGCTCTAGGCCTATCATCATGACAACCATTGCCATGGGCGCGGGCATGATGCCTCTGGCCTTGGGCTGGGGTGCAGATCCAAGCTTTCGCTCACCCATGGCGATAGCGGTGATTGGCGGACTGATCACCTCGACCTTGCTCAGTTTGTTAGTGGTGCCCGCCGTGTTTACTTATGTGGATGATGTCTCTGATTGGCTGGGCCGACGTTTACGTTCATCCAAAGCTTTGTGA